Genomic segment of Burkholderia contaminans:
AGCGGCGTGCCGTAGAACGGCCGATGCTGGCGCGTGAGCAGCGGCACCGGCTTGGCAAGCAGCCAGGCCGGGCGCGGCAGATCCGCCGGCAGCGGCGATGGCTTCGGCGCGTCGCGCATCGGCACCCATCGGGCGGCCGGCTCCGGACGGTAGTCGGCCATGGGAGCCGGGACGAGCACGTTCTCGGCACCGAGCCGCGCAGTCAGCAGCTCAAGCAGCCGCGCGTGATCCTGCGGTGTACCGCCGGGCTCCGGAAACAGGGAATCGCTCGGCGCGGCCGCTTCCTGCACGCTGCGGGCGACCAGGCGCACCGCAATCACGGGCCCGGCGAGCTCGACGTGGCCGAGCCGTTCCTTGACGAGCCGTGTCAGGTGTTCCTCGAAGCGGGTAGGGGCGCCCAACGCGATCTCAATCTCGGTCGGCGCGATCGCATCCCGCCCGCGCTCGTGCTCGAGGAGCAACGCGAACGCCGCGACGTCCAGCTGCTTCGCGGTAAGCCAGCCCGTCAGCTGCAGGATCAGCCGGCGTGCGACGAACAGCAGCGCCTCGGCGTGCTCGACGCGGTCCATCAGCTCGACGCGCGTGTCGAACGACGGCGGCATTTCGAGCCAGTCGTAGGCGGCCGGCGCGGTGCCGGCGACCTGGTCGAGCCAGTCGAGCAACTGCGTGCCGCACCGCTTCTTCAGCCCGGCGCGCGGCAAGCGCTGCAGATCGGCGAGCGTTTCGCAGCCGAGATCCTCGAACCAGTTCGCATAGCGCCGGGCGTCCGGCGCCACGACGAGCGGCACGCGCGCGAGTGCGCGGCGCAGCGATCGCGCAGACAACGCGAGGCCGCCGCGAAGGCCGCGGGCGACCATCCACGCGGCCGGACCCG
This window contains:
- a CDS encoding Y-family DNA polymerase; its protein translation is MPVWIGVHLPHLNLEVFRPRSPAPSPDDARGLVVLEGGRVVALDRAARALGVVAGMRRGGVLSLAPDAQIRERDAARERELVLGVAYALLQFTPSVVDAEEAVVVLDVTASLRLFHGIRALRQRVRDVVASFGVTAAISVASSGPAAWMVARGLRGGLALSARSLRRALARVPLVVAPDARRYANWFEDLGCETLADLQRLPRAGLKKRCGTQLLDWLDQVAGTAPAAYDWLEMPPSFDTRVELMDRVEHAEALLFVARRLILQLTGWLTAKQLDVAAFALLLEHERGRDAIAPTEIEIALGAPTRFEEHLTRLVKERLGHVELAGPVIAVRLVARSVQEAAAPSDSLFPEPGGTPQDHARLLELLTARLGAENVLVPAPMADYRPEPAARWVPMRDAPKPSPLPADLPRPAWLLAKPVPLLTRQHRPFYGTPLRMVSPGERIEGGWQDGQTVTRDYFVAEDDNGICYWIYKERPTASDESEARFFLHGLFG